The Candidatus Baltobacteraceae bacterium genome has a window encoding:
- a CDS encoding SpoIIE family protein phosphatase, which translates to MNPIAAEGEPDLLTSALTDIRAFADALPQITWVTGADERLTFVNKAWREYAGLEVGASFEERLELVHPDDRERIVALLRERRSEGEFRIRRASDEVYRWHLFRYEYVGNSDSPLYRVGTAIDVHERRALTEEQAFLSGAARTINASLDLEQTLAAIVKEAVPALADWCEIDLFDRTGITTRAFAHRDADLDERLQQLVGRVHDANPSAHYERVEAALRSGRTLLTRFVLPEMSEANVRDLTMLELYELAGVASSIIVPLVSRDRVLGWIVFMRIDAAYRYDEEHLPLTQEFASRSALAIDNAQLFGREHRVADAMQTASLPRKLPKIPAIDMHAIYVPGQSEAQIGGDWYDAFRLRDGRVVISIGDVVGSGVEAAVTMSNMRQVIRGTAQLHADPVLMLDAADSSLRLEDGDRYVTACVAVIDPVSHTMTYANAGHPPPYVRYRAGPPIALEFDDLPLGLRQRNARHARSTVLAPGAVLVFYTDGLIESTHNVIDGIASLEHLIGSRAFYDSANPAKFIRSHMLEGGARDDVAILVLRMRSPSERTPDSTKRIYCWTYDSIDPDVLSKVRVRLQHVLEEHAVRADAIERAKLVLGELVGNVARHAPGALQIVVDMTTAAPVLHVVDEGTGFEREPELPRDVLAEGGRGLFIVSELTQEFTISRGPGGGSHARAVLDL; encoded by the coding sequence ATGAATCCGATCGCGGCCGAGGGAGAGCCCGACCTCCTTACCTCGGCCCTGACCGATATTCGTGCTTTCGCCGATGCGCTGCCCCAGATCACCTGGGTGACCGGCGCTGACGAACGGCTCACGTTCGTCAACAAGGCGTGGCGCGAGTACGCCGGCCTCGAAGTGGGCGCCTCGTTTGAGGAGCGCCTCGAGCTCGTGCACCCCGACGACCGCGAGCGCATCGTCGCGCTCTTGCGCGAACGGCGCTCCGAGGGGGAGTTTCGCATTCGCCGGGCCTCCGATGAGGTCTATCGCTGGCATCTCTTCCGTTATGAATACGTGGGAAACTCGGATTCGCCGCTCTACCGCGTCGGAACCGCCATCGACGTGCACGAAAGGCGCGCGCTCACCGAGGAGCAGGCATTTTTATCGGGAGCCGCGCGAACGATCAACGCCTCGCTCGATCTCGAGCAGACGCTGGCCGCTATCGTGAAGGAGGCCGTTCCCGCGCTAGCCGACTGGTGCGAGATCGATCTCTTCGATCGCACCGGGATCACGACGCGCGCGTTCGCGCACCGCGACGCCGACCTCGACGAGCGGTTGCAGCAGCTCGTGGGCCGCGTCCACGATGCCAATCCGTCGGCGCACTACGAACGCGTCGAAGCCGCATTGCGCAGCGGACGCACGCTCCTCACGCGTTTCGTGCTCCCCGAGATGAGCGAGGCAAACGTACGCGATCTGACGATGCTCGAACTCTACGAGCTAGCCGGCGTTGCATCGAGCATCATCGTTCCGCTCGTCTCGCGCGATCGCGTGCTCGGCTGGATCGTATTTATGCGAATCGATGCGGCCTACCGGTACGATGAGGAACATCTTCCGCTGACCCAAGAGTTCGCGTCGCGATCGGCGCTTGCCATCGACAACGCCCAGCTTTTCGGACGCGAGCACCGCGTTGCCGACGCCATGCAGACGGCGTCGCTGCCGCGCAAGCTTCCGAAGATTCCGGCGATCGACATGCACGCGATCTACGTGCCCGGCCAGAGCGAAGCGCAGATCGGCGGCGATTGGTACGACGCGTTTCGGCTGCGCGACGGACGGGTGGTCATCTCGATCGGCGACGTTGTCGGGAGCGGCGTCGAGGCTGCGGTAACAATGAGCAACATGCGCCAAGTGATCCGCGGCACCGCACAGCTGCACGCCGATCCGGTGCTGATGCTCGACGCGGCGGATTCGTCGCTGCGCCTGGAGGACGGCGATCGCTACGTCACCGCCTGCGTCGCGGTGATCGATCCCGTCTCGCACACGATGACCTACGCAAATGCCGGCCATCCGCCGCCGTACGTCCGCTACAGGGCGGGCCCTCCGATTGCGCTCGAGTTCGACGACTTACCGCTGGGTCTGCGCCAGCGCAACGCGCGTCACGCGCGTTCGACCGTTCTCGCGCCGGGAGCGGTGCTCGTCTTTTACACCGACGGCTTGATCGAATCGACGCACAACGTGATCGACGGCATTGCGTCGTTGGAGCATCTGATCGGTTCGCGCGCGTTTTACGACTCCGCCAATCCGGCCAAGTTCATCCGTTCGCACATGCTCGAAGGCGGTGCGCGCGACGACGTTGCGATCTTGGTGCTGCGCATGCGCAGTCCGTCGGAGCGCACGCCGGACTCGACGAAGCGGATTTATTGCTGGACGTACGATTCGATCGATCCCGACGTACTATCGAAGGTCCGCGTGCGGCTGCAGCACGTGCTCGAGGAACACGCCGTCCGTGCCGACGCCATCGAGCGCGCCAAACTCGTACTCGGCGAGCTGGTCGGCAACGTCGCGCGTCACGCGCCCGGCGCGCTGCAGATCGTCGTCGACATGACGACGGCGGCACCGGTGCTGCACGTCGTCGACGAAGGTACGGGCTTCGAGCGCGAACCCGAACTTCCGCGCGACGTGTTGGCCGAGGGCGGCCGCGGACTGTTCATCGTCTCGGAACTGACGCAAGAATTCACGATCTCGCGTGGACCCGGCGGGGGGTCGCACGCGAGAGCGGTTCTCGATCTATAA
- a CDS encoding tetratricopeptide repeat protein, with amino-acid sequence MRVALTGALATLTTVLLPAVAFAQTYPSTTPVPRTTSAPALRAFATQREVEERFRIGLDDLAGHDWKGAADEFTRIVALDPPEPKGSTARYDLAIADANLGRTDDAAHQLRDAIALDPGFLAAMANLIAVDLQRGDLREARSIADRFTALAPDSARALYARGIVALQAGDSATAREDFGKLLKANPAYAVAHYDLALAEERLGQLDAAERELRAALALSPNYARAEFALGAVLLRQGRRSEAREAFVRTLHDATGDPALQNIAAAMRDSIAI; translated from the coding sequence ATGCGGGTCGCTCTCACCGGCGCGCTCGCGACCCTGACAACCGTCCTCCTCCCCGCAGTCGCGTTCGCCCAGACCTACCCCTCGACGACGCCCGTGCCCCGCACGACCTCGGCGCCGGCCCTTCGTGCGTTCGCCACCCAGCGCGAGGTCGAGGAACGCTTCCGAATCGGTCTCGACGACCTGGCCGGACACGACTGGAAGGGCGCCGCGGACGAATTCACGCGGATAGTCGCGCTCGATCCCCCCGAGCCTAAAGGCTCGACCGCGCGTTACGACCTCGCTATCGCCGATGCCAATCTCGGCCGCACCGACGACGCCGCGCACCAGCTGCGCGACGCAATCGCGTTGGATCCCGGATTCTTGGCGGCTATGGCCAACCTCATTGCGGTCGATCTCCAACGCGGCGACCTCCGCGAAGCCCGCAGCATCGCCGATCGGTTCACGGCGCTCGCACCCGACTCGGCGCGCGCGCTCTACGCCCGAGGCATCGTCGCGCTGCAGGCCGGCGATTCCGCGACCGCGCGCGAGGACTTCGGCAAACTGTTGAAAGCCAACCCGGCGTATGCCGTGGCGCACTACGACCTCGCGCTCGCCGAGGAGCGTCTTGGACAACTCGACGCGGCCGAACGCGAGTTGCGCGCCGCACTCGCCCTTTCGCCTAACTACGCGCGCGCCGAGTTCGCGCTCGGCGCCGTCCTTTTGCGTCAGGGGCGCCGTTCGGAGGCCCGTGAAGCATTCGTCCGGACGCTTCACGACGCTACGGGCGACCCCGCCCTGCAAAACATCGCCGCCGCGATGCGCGACAGCATCGCGATTTAA
- a CDS encoding SDR family oxidoreductase — protein sequence MSLRRRQAHRAHRRCVAVANLTAITKTKPNDTQAVVVTGASSGIGHATALQLARDGFIVFAGARSERDLTRLASDHESIRPVQLDVTDAGSVAHAFDVVRASGVPLHGLINNAGIALGGPLEHLPLADLRKQLEVNVIGTVAVTQAAIPLLRKTHGRIVTIGSIASRFGAPFLGPYCASKAALAMLMDSLRFELAPAGISVSLFEFAAVKTPIWQKGRELKDDLTARLPAQALDDYAPLVEAAMRQIDREERVGLDVAAVAGAIASALRAPRPRARYVVGKQAHVQAVVAALPHRLRDNMVRSVLHIP from the coding sequence GTGAGTTTACGCCGTCGGCAAGCGCACCGGGCGCACCGCCGATGCGTCGCCGTCGCAAACCTCACGGCCATCACGAAGACTAAACCGAACGACACGCAAGCCGTCGTTGTGACCGGTGCCTCGAGTGGCATCGGACACGCGACGGCTTTGCAATTGGCACGGGACGGTTTCATCGTGTTTGCGGGGGCGCGCAGCGAGCGCGATCTGACGCGGCTCGCCTCCGACCACGAATCGATTCGTCCGGTGCAACTCGACGTTACCGATGCCGGCAGCGTCGCGCACGCCTTCGACGTCGTTCGCGCGAGCGGGGTTCCGCTTCACGGTTTGATCAACAACGCGGGGATCGCGCTCGGCGGCCCACTCGAACACCTGCCGCTTGCGGATTTGCGCAAACAACTCGAAGTCAACGTGATCGGGACCGTCGCCGTAACGCAAGCCGCGATCCCGCTGCTGCGTAAGACCCACGGACGCATCGTTACGATCGGATCGATCGCCAGCCGATTCGGTGCGCCGTTCCTCGGTCCGTACTGCGCGTCGAAGGCGGCGCTGGCCATGTTAATGGACTCGCTTCGGTTCGAACTCGCGCCGGCGGGCATATCGGTCTCCCTCTTCGAGTTCGCCGCCGTGAAGACGCCGATTTGGCAGAAAGGCCGCGAGCTCAAAGACGATTTGACCGCGCGCCTGCCGGCCCAAGCGCTAGACGACTACGCGCCGCTGGTCGAAGCGGCAATGCGGCAAATCGATCGCGAAGAGCGCGTGGGACTCGACGTTGCCGCAGTCGCCGGCGCGATCGCGTCGGCGCTGCGTGCGCCGCGCCCGCGCGCGCGATACGTGGTCGGCAAACAAGCGCACGTGCAAGCCGTCGTCGCCGCGCTCCCGCACCGGCTGCGCGACAACATGGTGCGCAGCGTTTTACATATTCCGTAA
- the ggt gene encoding gamma-glutamyltransferase — MRSLCCLLALSLLTAAGPPASRPPAIGREAMVATEQHYATQAGVDVLRAGGNAVDAAVAVAYALAVVDSCCGNIGGGGFMLIRMHDGRERFIDFREKAPLRARPGMYLDKNGNVISRASTKGWLAVGVPGTVAGMETARREYGTMSRQRLIAPAIALARNGFVFSEGDLIPFKGSPTEGYSGAELFKQRNVAAIFLPGGSYPKSGTLFKQPQLARTLELISKDGEDAFYRGPIARAVVAAGTAGGGILTLDDFARYTVEESAPLHCSYHGYDITTAPPPSSGGITLCEILNVVAPYPLNAWGWHTANSLHYVTEAERRAFADRNTYLGDPDFVRNPVAQLLSPEYAAKIRSEISPSATTPSVDVKPGLGPLAHEHDETTHYSIVDASGNAVGVTYTLNDWFGAAVIAGDTGFFLNDEMDDFTSKPGVPNSYGLVQGVRNDIEPGKRPLSSMTPTIVTRDGKVTMVTGSNGGSRIITVALETILNVLVYGMNAQQAVDAPRTHMQWLPDRIDYQPGAIDDGVMAQLKAMGYNFNLIPRWGSAQAIVVDPSTGRIYGGSDRRRPQGAAIGY; from the coding sequence ATGCGTAGTCTCTGCTGTCTCTTAGCGCTGTCGCTCCTTACCGCCGCGGGTCCGCCTGCGTCGCGGCCGCCGGCCATTGGTCGCGAAGCGATGGTTGCGACCGAACAGCATTATGCGACGCAAGCCGGCGTCGACGTGTTGCGAGCCGGCGGAAATGCCGTCGACGCGGCGGTCGCCGTTGCTTACGCGCTCGCCGTCGTCGACTCGTGCTGCGGCAACATCGGCGGCGGCGGTTTTATGTTGATTCGCATGCACGACGGTCGCGAACGTTTCATCGATTTTCGCGAAAAGGCGCCGTTGCGCGCGCGGCCCGGCATGTATCTCGACAAAAACGGAAACGTCATTTCGCGCGCCTCGACCAAGGGCTGGCTCGCCGTCGGCGTTCCTGGTACCGTTGCCGGAATGGAAACGGCGCGCCGCGAGTACGGGACGATGTCGCGGCAACGTTTGATCGCACCGGCCATCGCGCTCGCGCGCAACGGTTTCGTTTTTTCAGAAGGCGATTTGATTCCGTTCAAAGGCTCGCCTACCGAAGGGTACTCGGGCGCCGAACTGTTCAAACAGCGAAACGTCGCCGCGATCTTTTTGCCGGGCGGAAGCTATCCGAAGTCCGGAACGCTTTTCAAGCAGCCGCAGCTCGCGCGCACGCTCGAGCTGATTTCGAAAGACGGAGAAGACGCATTCTACCGCGGGCCGATTGCCCGCGCGGTGGTTGCTGCCGGCACCGCCGGCGGCGGTATCCTGACCCTCGACGATTTCGCGCGATACACCGTCGAAGAATCGGCGCCGCTGCACTGCTCGTATCACGGATACGACATTACCACCGCGCCGCCGCCGAGTTCGGGCGGCATTACGCTGTGCGAGATTCTCAACGTCGTGGCTCCCTATCCCTTGAACGCGTGGGGTTGGCACACGGCAAATAGCTTGCACTACGTAACCGAGGCCGAGCGCCGTGCGTTCGCCGATCGCAATACGTATCTCGGCGATCCAGACTTCGTGCGCAATCCCGTGGCACAGCTTTTATCGCCGGAATACGCGGCAAAAATACGGTCGGAGATTTCGCCGTCAGCGACAACGCCGTCCGTGGACGTCAAACCCGGTTTGGGACCGCTCGCACACGAGCACGACGAGACGACGCATTACTCAATCGTCGACGCTTCGGGCAACGCCGTCGGCGTTACGTACACGCTCAACGATTGGTTCGGCGCGGCGGTCATTGCCGGAGATACGGGATTCTTTTTAAACGACGAGATGGACGACTTCACGTCGAAGCCCGGCGTGCCGAACTCGTACGGTTTGGTGCAGGGGGTGCGTAACGACATCGAGCCGGGGAAACGCCCGTTGTCTTCGATGACGCCCACGATAGTAACGCGCGACGGTAAAGTGACGATGGTTACCGGAAGCAACGGCGGCTCGCGCATCATCACGGTTGCGTTAGAGACGATTTTGAACGTTCTCGTGTACGGGATGAACGCGCAACAAGCCGTCGACGCGCCGCGTACGCACATGCAGTGGCTTCCCGACCGTATCGACTACCAGCCGGGCGCGATCGACGACGGTGTGATGGCGCAACTCAAGGCGATGGGATACAACTTCAATCTCATTCCGCGGTGGGGATCGGCACAAGCGATCGTCGTCGATCCGTCGACTGGCCGGATCTACGGTGGAAGCGACCGGCGGCGCCCGCAAGGTGCTGCTATCGGCTACTAG
- a CDS encoding transketolase, translated as MQTLTPERLKELELKANDVREGIIRSLLAAGSGHSAGPLDMADVFTALYGFLMRHDPKRPDWEDRDRLLLSCGHIAPVRYSAMANFGYFPVEELLTLRKFGTRLQGHPERVKLPSVETTSGPLGEGLAQGTGMALGAKMDRKDFRVWVVTSDAEHQCGLHWEATMTAAKFGLDNLTCIIDRNFIQIDGSTEDIMPLEPLADKYRAFNWEVLECDGNDMADFIETAQRARKVEGRPQVIIARTCPGKGVSYMEGDYTWHGKPPNAAQAEEALKELHAQRERILANA; from the coding sequence ATGCAGACCCTCACCCCGGAACGCCTCAAAGAGCTCGAGCTCAAGGCCAACGACGTACGCGAAGGCATCATTCGCTCGCTGCTCGCCGCCGGCTCCGGCCACTCGGCCGGTCCGCTCGACATGGCCGACGTTTTTACGGCCCTCTACGGTTTCTTGATGCGGCACGATCCCAAGCGTCCCGATTGGGAAGATCGCGATCGCCTGCTGCTCTCGTGCGGGCACATCGCGCCCGTGCGCTACTCCGCGATGGCCAACTTCGGCTACTTTCCGGTCGAGGAACTGCTCACGCTGCGCAAGTTCGGAACGCGGCTGCAGGGCCACCCCGAACGCGTGAAGTTGCCGTCGGTGGAAACGACGTCGGGACCGTTGGGTGAAGGGTTGGCGCAAGGCACCGGCATGGCGCTGGGTGCGAAAATGGATCGCAAAGACTTTCGCGTCTGGGTCGTCACGTCGGACGCCGAGCACCAATGCGGTTTGCATTGGGAAGCCACGATGACCGCCGCCAAGTTCGGTCTCGACAACCTGACGTGCATTATCGACCGCAACTTCATTCAAATCGACGGCAGCACCGAAGACATCATGCCGCTCGAGCCGCTGGCGGATAAGTATCGCGCGTTCAACTGGGAAGTGCTCGAGTGCGACGGCAACGACATGGCCGACTTCATCGAAACGGCGCAGCGCGCGCGTAAGGTCGAGGGACGGCCGCAAGTGATTATCGCGCGCACGTGTCCCGGCAAGGGCGTCTCCTATATGGAAGGCGACTACACGTGGCACGGCAAGCCGCCCAACGCCGCGCAGGCCGAAGAGGCGCTCAAAGAGCTGCACGCCCAGCGCGAAAGGATCCTCGCCAATGCGTAG
- a CDS encoding transketolase C-terminal domain-containing protein, with amino-acid sequence MRSDVAGAPAAMHLVDYRSGEIKQVPTRNGFGEGLLEMGGKNKNVVGICADLSESTRFEAFKKAYPQQYVAIGVAEQLLVAMAGGLASVGKIPWIASYAMFNPGRSWEQVRTIMALNETNVKIAGAHAGVSVGPDGATHQAIEDIAIMRVIPHMTVVVPCDSVQTKKATIALTEMWGPVYLRFGREKSAVITTEQTPFEIGKAQTFREGGDVAIVACGILVYNALLAAEKLAREDGIECRVVNNHTVKPMDREAIVDAARTCGTVVTVEEHQKQAGMGSRVAEILAAEHPVPIEFVGVDDRFGQSGDPYELIEFYGMGVEAIRQAARRAYERKK; translated from the coding sequence ATGCGTAGCGATGTAGCCGGCGCACCCGCCGCGATGCATCTCGTCGATTATCGTAGCGGCGAGATCAAACAAGTCCCAACGCGCAACGGATTCGGCGAAGGGCTGCTCGAGATGGGCGGCAAGAACAAAAACGTCGTCGGTATCTGCGCCGATCTGTCGGAATCGACGCGCTTCGAAGCGTTCAAGAAAGCCTATCCGCAACAATACGTCGCGATCGGCGTGGCCGAGCAGCTGCTCGTCGCCATGGCGGGCGGTCTCGCCTCGGTCGGAAAGATCCCGTGGATCGCGAGCTACGCGATGTTCAATCCCGGCCGTTCGTGGGAGCAAGTGCGCACCATCATGGCCCTCAACGAGACCAACGTGAAGATTGCCGGCGCGCACGCCGGCGTCTCGGTCGGTCCCGACGGCGCGACGCATCAGGCAATCGAGGACATCGCGATCATGCGCGTGATTCCGCACATGACCGTCGTGGTGCCGTGCGACTCGGTGCAGACGAAGAAGGCGACGATCGCGCTGACCGAGATGTGGGGACCGGTGTACTTGCGATTTGGTCGCGAGAAGTCTGCGGTGATTACGACCGAACAGACGCCGTTCGAAATCGGCAAGGCGCAAACGTTCCGCGAAGGCGGCGACGTCGCCATCGTTGCGTGCGGCATCCTGGTGTACAACGCACTGCTCGCGGCCGAAAAGCTGGCGCGCGAGGACGGCATCGAGTGCCGGGTCGTCAACAACCACACGGTCAAGCCGATGGATCGCGAGGCGATCGTCGACGCCGCGCGCACCTGCGGCACGGTCGTCACGGTCGAAGAGCATCAGAAGCAAGCCGGCATGGGCTCGCGCGTTGCGGAGATCTTGGCGGCCGAACACCCGGTCCCGATCGAGTTCGTCGGCGTGGACGACCGGTTCGGGCAATCCGGCGACCCCTACGAGCTGATCGAGTTTTACGGTATGGGGGTCGAGGCTATACGGCAGGCTGCTCGGCGAGCGTACGAGCGGAAGAAATAG
- the rpsO gene encoding 30S ribosomal protein S15, whose protein sequence is MPLNKEQKAEIAAKYGRGSNDTGSPEVQIAILTASINQLTEHLKVHKKDHHSRRGLLLQVGQRRRLLNYLQAKDLERYRTLISDLGLRR, encoded by the coding sequence GTGCCGCTTAACAAGGAACAGAAGGCGGAAATCGCCGCCAAGTACGGCCGCGGGTCGAACGACACCGGCTCGCCCGAAGTCCAGATCGCCATTCTTACGGCGTCGATCAATCAACTGACCGAGCACCTGAAGGTCCACAAGAAGGATCATCACAGCCGTCGCGGATTGCTGTTGCAAGTCGGTCAGCGCCGTCGCCTGCTCAACTATCTGCAAGCCAAAGATCTCGAGCGTTATCGCACGCTCATTTCCGATCTCGGCCTGCGCCGCTAA
- a CDS encoding NAD(P)H-dependent oxidoreductase, giving the protein MESQLVVPVIYGSVRTERQGIRVARFVVSELARRGMKPVLVDPLEKQLPLLDRRYRDYSPGEAPAVMEELSRLFLSADGFAVVSGEYNHGIPPALKNLLDHFSEEYFWRPAAIVSYSSGRWGGVRAAVQLRACLAEMGMVTIPSTLPFAGVGEAFAQDGTPADSKTLPYATEFFDEFVWYMEALKSRRAMGVPY; this is encoded by the coding sequence ATGGAGAGCCAACTTGTCGTGCCGGTCATCTACGGCTCGGTGCGGACCGAGCGCCAGGGCATCCGCGTGGCCCGGTTCGTCGTCTCGGAACTCGCCCGCCGTGGAATGAAGCCCGTCCTCGTCGACCCGCTCGAGAAGCAGCTGCCGCTGCTCGACCGCCGCTACCGGGACTACTCGCCCGGCGAGGCGCCCGCCGTCATGGAAGAGCTTTCGAGGCTCTTCCTTTCCGCCGACGGGTTTGCCGTCGTGTCGGGTGAGTACAATCACGGCATACCGCCCGCCCTCAAAAACTTGCTGGATCACTTTTCGGAAGAATATTTTTGGCGGCCCGCTGCGATCGTTTCGTATTCCAGCGGGCGCTGGGGCGGCGTCCGCGCCGCCGTGCAGCTTCGCGCATGCCTAGCGGAAATGGGGATGGTAACGATTCCTTCGACCTTGCCCTTCGCCGGCGTGGGAGAGGCGTTTGCGCAAGACGGAACGCCGGCCGATTCGAAGACGCTGCCGTATGCAACCGAATTCTTCGACGAGTTCGTTTGGTACATGGAAGCCCTCAAGTCGCGCCGCGCGATGGGAGTACCCTACTGA
- the pnp gene encoding polyribonucleotide nucleotidyltransferase, translating to MPESVTLEVGGRTMVIETGELAKQANGSALVRYGDQNVVLCAVTASAKPREGIDFFPLTCDFEEKMYAAGKIPGGFIKREGRPSEHAVLSSRQIDRPIRPLFPDGFRNDIQVVATVLSIDPELDADVLGVCAAGAALALSDIPFDKTVAAVRVGRDENGNYVCNPSLPQYATGGMEIVIAGTADAVMMVEGSCHEITEDEFLGAVEFAHAEIRKIVKAIDQLAKKNGKKKREFPLLKVNSDLDKWVRKNFGKDVAKAMRVVEKGAREEAFAEINVNEALARCGKKDEDVRALLEDSATAKEFHKIVKAMEEDELRVMVVDEKIRPDGRKPTEIRPIWSKVHYVPRVHGSGIFTRGQTQVFTACTLGSTSDAQRLDGVVALEDKRYMHFYNFPPYSVGETRPMRGPGRREIGHGLLAERALLPVLPPKDEFPYTMRLMSEVLESNGSSSMASVCGSTLALMDAGVPIREHVAGVAMGLILKGDKYAILTDIQGLEDALGEMDFKVAGTKKGITAIQMDIKVQGITIDIMREAMAEAKKSRFFIIDKLAETIAEPRAELSKFAPRMIVIKIDPAKIKDVIGPGGKVINKIIAETGVEKIDIEDDGSVFITSLDGESGDKAKTWVENLTKEIKAGETYLGTVTRIINIGAFVQILPGKEGLVHISQLAPQRVEKVEDVVSVGDEVMVKVMEIDGQGRLNLSRKALLAGASSNGDGDGEYRRRDRAPREDREFTPSASAPGAPPMRRRRKPHGHHED from the coding sequence GTGCCCGAATCCGTGACCTTAGAGGTCGGCGGGCGCACGATGGTCATCGAGACCGGCGAACTCGCAAAGCAAGCTAACGGCTCCGCTTTGGTTCGTTATGGCGATCAAAACGTCGTGCTCTGCGCCGTGACAGCCTCCGCAAAACCTCGCGAAGGCATCGACTTTTTTCCACTGACCTGCGATTTCGAAGAGAAGATGTACGCCGCCGGAAAGATTCCGGGCGGTTTCATCAAGCGCGAAGGACGTCCGTCCGAGCACGCCGTGCTCAGCTCGCGCCAAATCGATCGTCCCATTCGTCCTCTTTTCCCCGACGGTTTTCGTAACGACATTCAAGTCGTCGCAACCGTTCTTTCGATCGACCCGGAGCTCGACGCCGACGTGCTCGGCGTCTGCGCCGCGGGCGCGGCGCTCGCGCTGAGCGATATTCCGTTCGACAAGACCGTCGCCGCCGTGCGCGTCGGACGCGACGAAAACGGCAACTACGTCTGCAATCCATCGCTGCCGCAATACGCCACCGGCGGCATGGAGATCGTCATCGCCGGCACCGCCGACGCCGTCATGATGGTCGAAGGCAGCTGCCACGAAATTACCGAGGACGAGTTCCTCGGCGCGGTCGAGTTCGCACACGCCGAGATCCGCAAGATCGTTAAAGCGATCGATCAGCTGGCGAAGAAAAACGGCAAGAAGAAGCGCGAGTTTCCGCTGTTGAAGGTCAACTCCGACCTCGACAAATGGGTACGCAAGAACTTCGGCAAAGACGTCGCCAAGGCGATGCGCGTCGTCGAGAAAGGCGCGCGCGAAGAAGCGTTCGCCGAGATTAACGTCAACGAAGCGCTCGCGCGCTGCGGCAAGAAGGACGAAGACGTCCGCGCGCTGCTCGAGGACTCCGCGACCGCCAAGGAGTTCCACAAGATCGTCAAGGCGATGGAGGAGGACGAGCTGCGCGTCATGGTCGTGGACGAGAAGATTCGTCCCGACGGCCGCAAGCCCACCGAAATCCGGCCGATCTGGAGCAAGGTGCATTACGTGCCGCGCGTTCACGGATCCGGAATCTTCACGCGCGGCCAAACGCAGGTCTTCACGGCCTGTACGCTCGGCTCGACGAGCGACGCGCAGCGGCTCGACGGCGTCGTGGCGCTCGAAGACAAGCGCTACATGCACTTCTACAACTTCCCGCCCTACTCGGTGGGCGAAACGCGTCCGATGCGTGGTCCGGGCCGTCGCGAGATCGGTCACGGTCTGCTGGCCGAGCGCGCGCTGCTGCCGGTGCTTCCGCCCAAGGACGAGTTCCCGTACACGATGCGCCTGATGAGCGAAGTGCTCGAATCCAACGGATCGTCGTCGATGGCGTCGGTCTGCGGTTCGACGCTCGCGCTGATGGACGCAGGCGTGCCGATCCGCGAGCACGTCGCCGGCGTCGCCATGGGATTGATTCTCAAGGGCGACAAGTACGCGATCCTCACCGACATTCAGGGCCTCGAGGACGCACTCGGCGAGATGGACTTCAAAGTCGCGGGAACCAAAAAGGGTATCACCGCGATCCAGATGGACATCAAGGTGCAAGGCATCACGATCGACATCATGCGCGAAGCGATGGCCGAGGCGAAGAAGTCGCGATTCTTCATCATCGACAAGCTCGCCGAAACGATCGCGGAGCCGCGAGCCGAACTTTCCAAGTTCGCGCCGCGAATGATCGTGATCAAGATCGATCCCGCGAAGATCAAGGACGTCATCGGCCCCGGCGGCAAGGTGATCAACAAAATCATCGCCGAGACCGGCGTCGAGAAAATCGACATCGAGGACGACGGCTCCGTATTCATCACCTCGCTCGACGGCGAGTCGGGTGACAAGGCCAAGACCTGGGTGGAGAACCTCACCAAAGAGATCAAGGCGGGCGAGACGTATCTCGGCACCGTCACGCGCATCATCAACATCGGCGCGTTCGTGCAGATTCTTCCCGGCAAGGAAGGGCTCGTGCACATCAGCCAGCTCGCGCCGCAGCGCGTCGAGAAGGTTGAAGACGTCGTCAGTGTCGGCGACGAGGTGATGGTCAAGGTCATGGAGATCGACGGTCAAGGCCGCCTCAATCTCTCGCGCAAGGCGCTGCTCGCGGGCGCTTCGTCCAACGGCGACGGCGACGGTGAATACCGCCGCAGAGATCGCGCTCCGCGCGAGGATCGTGAGTTTACGCCGTCGGCAAGCGCACCGGGCGCACCGCCGATGCGTCGCCGTCGCAAACCTCACGGCCATCACGAAGACTAA